In Gopherus evgoodei ecotype Sinaloan lineage chromosome 21, rGopEvg1_v1.p, whole genome shotgun sequence, a single window of DNA contains:
- the LOC115638010 gene encoding olfactory receptor 14C36-like, whose protein sequence is MVLASHHTEMKMQLGFGARDQFGKQPSYNELRKKISNRTTLSEFLLLGFSDVRELQILHFVVFLVIYLVGMTRNLLIITAVALDQYLHTPMYFFLMNLSIIDLSSISVTILKSMINSLMNTRVISYPGCVTQVFFFVIFIAVDIALLTIMAHDRYVTICQPLHYERRMNRIACVQMTVSAWITGIVYSAVYTGNTFKLPFYQSNVINQFFCEIPQLLKLTCSNSYLSEVGGNAFIVFLVLNYFVFIIVSDVQIYKAVLRIRSQQGRCKAFSNCPPHLTVVSLMFLTGIFDYLKPTSSSASSLDLVVDVLCSLVPPVMNPIIYSMRNTEIKAALNKLIVWRLFTKN, encoded by the exons ATGGTATTAGCCTCCCATCACACAGAGATGAAAATGCAGCTGGGATTTGGTGCCAGAGATCAGTTTGGGAAACAG CCATCATACAatgaactgagaaagaaaatttCCAACAGAACCACCCTGagtgagttccttctcctgggattctctgatgttcgggagctgcagattttgcactttgtggtaTTTCTAGTGATTTACCTGGTAGGCATGACGAggaatcttctcatcatcacagcAGTAGCCCTCGACCAataccttcacacccccatgtacttcttcctgatgaatctgtccattATAGACCTCagctccatctctgtcaccatcctCAAATCCATGATCAATTCCCTCATGAACACCAGGGTGATTTCTTATCCTGGATGTGTCACCCAAGTCTTTTTCTTCGTAATCTTCATTGCAGTTGATATTGCCTTACTCACCATCATGGCGCACGACCGATATGTcaccatctgccaaccactgcactatgagaggCGGATGAACAGGATAGCTTGTGTCCAAATGACAGTCAGTGCCTGGATTACTGGTATTGTCTACTCTGCAGTGTACACTGGGAACACCTTCAAGTTACCCTTCTACCAGTCCAATGTCATcaaccagttcttctgtgaaatcccccagctacTCAAGCTCACCTGCTCTAACTCGTACCTCAGTGAAGTTGGGGGTAATGCCTTCATTGTATTTTTAGTGTTAAActactttgtttttattattgtgtCTGATGTTCAGATCTACAAAGCAGTGCTGAGAATCCGCTCTCAGCAGGGCCGGTGTAAAGCCTTCTCCAACTGCCCGCCTCATCTCACTGTGGTCTCTTTGATGTTTCTCACTGGCATCTTTGATtacctgaaacccacctccagctcagcATCAAGTCTGGACCTTGTGGTGGATGTTCTCTGTTCCCTGGTGCCTCCAGTGATGAATCCAAtaatctacagcatgaggaacacgGAGATCAAAGCTGCATTAAATAAACTGATTGTGTGGAGGTTATTCACCAAGAATTAA
- the LOC115638012 gene encoding olfactory receptor 10A7-like: MAKTDQGNQTTITEFILLGFGSHPGLHVFLFLLFLVIYILTVAGNVLIIVLVVADQHLHTPMYFFLGNLSCLDTCYTSTILPRMMASFLTNEYVISVNGCFLQYYFFTWLAGSECCLLSVMSYDRYVAICKPLQYATHMNGKFCLHLAAGSWINGMVASAIVTSLMSRLIFCGPSEIDHFFCDFTPVIKLSCSDTRPIELVTLVLASIFTLPPFLLTLISYVCIIITILRIPSTTGRQKAFSTCSSHLIVVTIFYGTLNIVYLSPKNPTLRDLNKVFSVFYTVLTPLVNPIIYSLRNKNVKEALAHVRSECVALTRDQRIHANF, encoded by the coding sequence ATGGCAAAAACAGACCAGGGAAATCAAACAACCATCACAGAATTTatcctcctgggatttgggagTCATCCTGGACtgcatgtttttcttttcctgctgtttctagtgatctacattcTCACTGTGGCTGGAAACGTCCTCATCATTGTgttagttgtggctgatcagcaccttcacacccccatgtacttcttcctggggaatttGTCCTGCTTGGACACCTGCTACACTTCCACCATCCTGCCTAGGATGATGGCCAGTTTCCTGACAAATGAATATGTCATTTCAGTAAATGGCTGTTTCTTGCAATATTATTTCTTTACCTGGCTAGCAGGATCTGAGTGTTGTCTCTTGTCTGTCATGTCTTATGATAGATATGTAgcaatatgcaaaccactgcagtATGCAACTCATATGAATGGCAAATTCTGCCTCCATCTAGCAGCAGGGTCTTGGATCAATGGGATGGTGGCTAGTGCTATAGTAACATCTCTGATGTCACGTTTAATCTTCTGCGGCCccagtgaaattgaccatttcttttgtgatttcaccCCAGTGAttaaactctcctgcagtgacacccgCCCGATCGAACTTGTCACTTTAGTCCTGGCCTCCATAttcaccctgcccccatttctATTGACTCTCATCTCCTATGTTTGCATCATCATCACAATCCTGAGAATTCCATCTACCACTGGGAGGCAAAAagcattttccacctgctcctcccacctcattgtggtgaccaTTTTCTATGGgaccttgaatattgtgtaccTGTCTCCAAAAAACCCCACTCTGAGAGACCTAAACAAAGTCTTCTCCGTCTTCTACACAGTTCTGACTCCTCTAgtcaaccccatcatctacagcctgagaaataaaaatgtcaagGAGGCTTTGGCACATGTTAGGAGTGAGTGTGTGGCCTTGACAAGAGATCAGAGAATCCATGCTAATTTTTAA